The Bos indicus x Bos taurus breed Angus x Brahman F1 hybrid chromosome 15, Bos_hybrid_MaternalHap_v2.0, whole genome shotgun sequence genome includes a window with the following:
- the LOC113904995 gene encoding putative olfactory receptor 56B2, which produces MFQDLRDSNSSKFQVSEFILLGFPGIHSWQHWLSLPLALLYLLALSSNILILIIISKEATLHQPMYHFLGILAVVDMGMATNTMPKILAILWFNAKSISLPECFLQMYVIHTFMLMESGIFVCMAIDRYVAICRPLRYPSIINESFVVKATVFMTLRNSLSSIPVPVLAAQRHYCSKNQIKHCLCSTLVVASLSCDDKRINSVYQLLLAWTLMGSDLGLIIISYVLILHSVLKLNSAAAASKALSTHTSHLILILFFYTILIVLSVTHGATKTVPLIPVLLSLLENVIPPALNPMVYALKNKDLRHGLYKFLKLRGCSPL; this is translated from the coding sequence ATGTTCCAGGATCTCAGAGATTCCAACAGTTCAAAGTTCCAGGTCTCTGAGTTCATTCTGTTGGGATTCCCAGGCATTCACAGCTGGCAACACTGGCTATCCCTGCCCCTGGCTCTGCTCTACCTCTTAGCTCTCAGCTCCAACATCCTTATCCTGATCATCATCAGTAAGGAGGCAACACTGCACCAGCCCATGTACCATTTCCTAGGCATCCTGGCCGTGGTAGATATGGGCATGGCTACCAACACCATGCCCAAGATTTTGGCGATCTTGTGGTTCAATGCTAAGTCTATCAGTCTCCCTGAGTGCTTTCTGCAAATGTATGTCATACATACATTTATGCTCATGGAATCAGGCATCTTTGTCTGCATGGCTATAGATAGGTATGTAGCCATTTGTCGACCACTACGCTATCCATCAATAATCAACGAATCTTTTGTGGTCAAAGCCACTGTGTTCATGACACTCAGAAACAGTCTGTCTTCTATCCCTGTGCCTGTGTTGGCTGCTCAGAGACACTACTGCTCAAAAAACCAAATCAAGCACTGTCTGTGTTCTACTCTTGTAGTCGCTAGCCTATCCTGTGATGACAAGAGAATCAACAGTGTCTATCAGTTACTTCTGGCCTGGACACTCATGGGAAGTGACTTGGGTTTGATTATTATATCCTATGTTCTAATTCTTCACTCTGTGCTGAAACTGAACTCAGCAGCAGCTGCATCCAAGGCCTTAAGCACTCACACTTCCCACCTTATCCTAATCCTTTTTTTCTATACAATTCTTATTGTCCTTTCTGTCACCCATGGTGCAACAAAGACAGTTCCCCTCATCCCAGTTCTACTCAGTTTACTTGAAAATGtcattcctcctgccctcaaccccatGGTCTATGCACTCAAGAACAAGGACCTGAGACATGGCTTATATAAGTTCCTTAAGCTGAGAGGATGCTCACCTTTGTAA